From Triticum urartu cultivar G1812 chromosome 2, Tu2.1, whole genome shotgun sequence, a single genomic window includes:
- the LOC125538975 gene encoding proliferating cell nuclear antigen, whose translation MLELRLVQGSLLKKVLEAIKDLVTDANFDCSGTGFSLQAMDSSHVALVALLLRSEGFEHYRCDRNLSMGMNLGNMAKMLRCAGNDDIITIKADDGSDTVTFMFESPNQDKIADFEMKLMDIDSEHLGIPDSEYQAIVRMPSSEFSRICKDLSSIGDTVIISVTKEGVKFSTAGDIGTANIVCRQNKTVDKPEESTIIEMQEPVSLTFALRYMNSFTKASPLSDQVTISLSSELPVVVEYKIGEMGYIRFYLAPKIEEDEEMKA comes from the exons ATGTTGGAGCTGAGGCTGGTGCAGGGGAGCCTGCTGAAGAAGGTGCTGGAGGCGATCAAGGACCTGGTGACGGACGCCAACTTCGACTGCTCCGGGACGGGCTTCTCGCTGCAGGCCATGGACTCCTCCCACGTCGCGCTCGTCGCCCTGCTCCTCCGCTCCGAGGGATTCGAGCACTACCGCTGCGACCGCAACCTCTCCATGGGCATGAACCTCGGCAACATGGCCAAGATGCTCCGCTGCGCGGGCAACGACGACATCATCACCATCAAGGCCGACGACGGCTCCGACACCGTCACCTTCATGTTCGAGTCACCCA ACCAGGATAAGATTGCCGACTTCGAGATGAAGCTCATGGACATCGACAGCGAGCACCTCGGGATCCCAGACTCTGAGTACCAGGCCATCGTTCGCATGCCCTCCTCGGAGTTCTCCAGGATCTGCAAGGATCTTAGCAGCATCGGCGACACTG TTATTATTTCTGTCACCAAGGAGGGTGTCAAGTTCTCCACTGCTGGAGATATTGGAACCGCAAACATTGTTTGCAGGCAGAACAAGACCGTTGACAAG CCTGAGGAATCTACCATTATAGAAATGCAAGAGCCGGTTTCACTTACCTTTGCTCTGAGGTACATGAACTCCTTCACTAAGGCAAGCCCACTGTCAGACCAAGTCACCATCAGCCTCTCATCTGAACTGCCAGTGGTTGTTGAGTACAAGATTGGCGAGATGGGCTACATTAGGTTTTATTTGGCACCCAAGATTGAAGAGGATGAGGAAATGAAGGCATGA